From Streptomyces sp. HUAS MG91, the proteins below share one genomic window:
- a CDS encoding glutamate synthase subunit beta translates to MADPKGFLTTPRQEAPRRPVEERVRDWAEVHVPGGLLPIVGAQADRCMDCGIPFCHEACPLGNLIPEWNELVARDDWRAASERLHATNNFPEFTGRLCPAPCEAGCVLAINQPAVTIKNVEVTIAERGWAEGFVAARPPGRLSGRTVAVIGSGPAGLAAAQQLTRAGHTVAVYERDDRVGGLLRYGIPSFKMEKSQLERRVAQLVAEGVRFRTGVEIGKHLGADRLRARYDAVIVATGATAWRELDLPGRELAGVHQAMEYLPLANRVCEGDLEVSPLSAEGKHVVIVGGGDTGADCLGTAVRERAASVSQLDIYARPGDVRDEAAEPWPTYPKLYRLSAAHEEAGELRTAPAADADARLFAASTLRLTGDADGRVREVHLVEVDAERRPRAGTERGLPADLVLIALGFHGPERRADGLADQLGLGTGERGGFARDATFATEVPGVFVAGDAGRGQSLVVWAIAEGRAAAAAVDRWLTGSTRLPAPIGAHDRPMEV, encoded by the coding sequence ATGGCCGACCCCAAGGGCTTTCTCACCACGCCGCGACAGGAGGCACCGCGCCGCCCGGTCGAGGAGCGGGTGCGCGACTGGGCCGAGGTCCACGTCCCCGGCGGGCTGCTGCCGATCGTGGGCGCGCAGGCGGACCGGTGCATGGACTGCGGGATCCCGTTCTGCCACGAGGCCTGCCCGCTGGGTAACCTGATCCCGGAGTGGAACGAGCTCGTGGCCCGGGACGACTGGCGCGCCGCGAGCGAGCGGCTGCACGCCACCAACAACTTTCCGGAGTTCACGGGGCGGCTGTGCCCCGCGCCCTGCGAGGCGGGCTGTGTCCTCGCCATCAATCAGCCCGCGGTGACCATCAAGAACGTGGAGGTGACGATCGCGGAGCGGGGCTGGGCCGAGGGTTTCGTCGCCGCCCGGCCGCCGGGGCGGCTCAGCGGGCGGACCGTCGCCGTCATCGGTTCGGGGCCCGCCGGGCTCGCGGCGGCGCAGCAGTTGACGCGTGCGGGGCACACCGTCGCCGTGTACGAGCGGGACGACCGGGTGGGCGGGCTGCTGCGGTACGGGATCCCCTCCTTCAAGATGGAGAAGTCCCAACTGGAGCGGAGAGTAGCGCAGTTGGTGGCGGAGGGCGTGCGGTTCCGTACAGGCGTGGAGATCGGGAAGCACCTCGGGGCCGACCGCTTGCGGGCCCGGTACGACGCCGTGATCGTCGCCACCGGGGCGACGGCTTGGCGGGAACTGGATTTGCCGGGGCGGGAGTTGGCCGGAGTCCATCAGGCGATGGAGTATCTGCCGCTCGCCAACCGGGTCTGTGAGGGCGATCTGGAGGTGTCACCGCTCTCCGCGGAAGGCAAGCACGTCGTCATCGTCGGCGGCGGGGACACCGGAGCGGACTGTCTGGGCACGGCGGTACGGGAACGGGCGGCGTCCGTCTCGCAGTTGGACATCTACGCCCGCCCCGGTGACGTGCGCGACGAGGCGGCCGAGCCCTGGCCGACGTATCCGAAGCTGTACCGGCTGTCGGCCGCGCACGAGGAGGCGGGTGAGCTGCGGACCGCCCCGGCTGCCGACGCGGACGCGCGGCTCTTCGCGGCGTCGACGCTCCGCCTCACCGGGGACGCGGACGGGCGGGTGCGGGAGGTGCACCTGGTCGAGGTGGACGCGGAGCGCAGGCCGCGGGCCGGGACGGAGCGCGGGCTGCCCGCCGATCTGGTGCTGATCGCGCTCGGCTTCCACGGTCCGGAGCGCCGGGCCGACGGATTGGCGGACCAGTTGGGGCTCGGGACGGGCGAGCGGGGCGGGTTCGCGCGGGACGCCACGTTCGCGACCGAGGTGCCGGGGGTGTTCGTCGCCGGGGACGCGGGGCGGGGGCAGTCGCTCGTGGTGTGGGCGATCGCGGAGGGACGGGCCGCCGCCGCGGCGGTCGACCGGTGGCTGACGGGGTCGACGCGGCTGCCGGCGCCGATCGGGGCACACGACCGCCCCATGGAGGTGTGA
- a CDS encoding DUF397 domain-containing protein, producing MDQIKDRIRGVDGQPVYNGMPARDLGGEGWHKPWSGGNGGNCLEAMKLADGRVAVRQSSDPDGPALIYTLSEISAFIEGAKAGAADFLLS from the coding sequence ATGGACCAGATCAAGGACCGGATACGAGGAGTCGACGGCCAGCCTGTCTACAACGGCATGCCCGCGCGCGACCTCGGCGGCGAAGGCTGGCACAAGCCCTGGAGCGGCGGCAACGGCGGCAACTGCCTCGAAGCGATGAAGCTGGCCGACGGCCGCGTCGCCGTCCGCCAGTCCTCGGACCCGGACGGTCCGGCACTGATCTACACGCTCAGCGAGATCTCGGCCTTCATCGAGGGAGCGAAGGCGGGGGCGGCGGACTTCCTGCTGTCCTGA
- the fdhA gene encoding formaldehyde dehydrogenase, glutathione-independent gives MSGNRAVAYLKPGAVEVRTIDHPTLELKDGPGVARANVGRICRHGVILKVLATNICGSDQHMVRGRTTAPEGLVLGHEITGEIVEKGPDVEFLDVGDIVSVPFNIACGRCRNCKERKTGICLNVNPARPGAAYGYVDMGGWVGGQAEYVMVPYADFNALRFPDADQAREKLLDLTMLSDIFPTGFHGALTAGTKVGSTVYVAGAGPVGLAAAASAYLLGAAVVIVGDLNPERLTQARSFGCETVDLTRGAAEDQVAQILGVPEVDAAVDAVGFEARAHGPDAPEAPATVLNSLMGLTAAGGALGIPGLYVTDDPGGVDQDARTGTLKVRLGLGWAKSHRFTTGQCPVMKYHRGLMMAILHERVHIAKAVNATVIGLEDAPRGYAEFDQGASRKYVLDPHGALSGVRPV, from the coding sequence ATGAGCGGAAACAGGGCAGTCGCATATCTCAAACCGGGCGCGGTGGAGGTCAGGACCATCGACCACCCGACGCTCGAGCTGAAGGACGGCCCGGGGGTGGCGCGCGCCAACGTCGGCCGGATCTGTCGGCACGGCGTGATCCTCAAGGTGCTCGCCACCAACATCTGCGGCAGCGACCAGCACATGGTGCGCGGCCGCACCACGGCGCCCGAGGGCCTGGTCCTGGGCCACGAGATCACGGGCGAGATCGTCGAGAAGGGCCCCGACGTCGAATTCCTGGACGTCGGGGACATCGTCTCCGTGCCGTTCAACATCGCGTGCGGCCGCTGCCGCAACTGCAAGGAGCGCAAGACCGGCATCTGCCTGAACGTCAACCCCGCACGCCCCGGGGCGGCTTATGGCTATGTCGACATGGGTGGCTGGGTCGGCGGTCAGGCCGAGTACGTGATGGTCCCGTACGCGGACTTCAACGCGCTGCGCTTCCCGGACGCCGACCAGGCGCGCGAGAAGCTCCTCGACCTGACGATGCTGTCGGACATCTTCCCGACCGGATTCCACGGCGCGCTCACGGCGGGGACGAAGGTCGGCTCGACCGTGTACGTCGCCGGCGCCGGGCCCGTCGGGCTGGCGGCGGCCGCGTCGGCGTACCTGCTGGGGGCCGCCGTGGTGATCGTCGGCGATCTGAACCCCGAACGGCTGACCCAGGCACGCAGCTTCGGCTGCGAGACGGTCGACCTGACGCGGGGCGCCGCCGAGGATCAGGTGGCGCAGATCCTGGGCGTACCGGAGGTCGACGCCGCCGTGGACGCGGTCGGCTTCGAGGCCCGCGCGCACGGCCCTGACGCTCCCGAGGCGCCCGCGACGGTCCTGAACTCCCTGATGGGCCTCACGGCGGCCGGTGGCGCGCTCGGCATCCCGGGCCTGTACGTGACCGACGACCCGGGCGGTGTCGACCAGGACGCGCGCACCGGGACGCTGAAGGTGCGGCTGGGGCTCGGCTGGGCCAAGAGCCATCGGTTCACGACAGGACAGTGCCCCGTCATGAAGTACCACCGGGGTCTGATGATGGCGATTCTGCACGAGCGCGTGCACATCGCGAAGGCCGTCAACGCGACGGTGATCGGGCTGGAGGACGCGCCGCGCGGTTACGCGGAGTTCGATCAGGGGGCGAGCAGGAAGTACGTCCTCGATCCGCACGGCGCGCTGAGCGGCGTACGGCCCGTCTAG
- a CDS encoding uridine kinase — MDRVRLEPITWERLGDALAERLLDLKPSDGGPWPKVALDGAPAARPGDLAARVHEALRVRGRSSLPVATDGFLRPASLRYEYGHEDVEAYYTGWFDTGALWREVFGPLEPDGTGRVLPDLWDPVTDRATRSAPVPLAPGGVLLLHGPLLLNHWFPFDLTVHVSLSPGALRRRTPESDHWTLPAFARYDSETAPTEHADVVIRADDPRHPAWNGG, encoded by the coding sequence ATGGACCGTGTGCGACTTGAACCGATCACCTGGGAACGGCTGGGCGACGCCCTCGCCGAGCGCCTGCTCGACCTGAAGCCGTCCGACGGCGGCCCCTGGCCGAAGGTCGCCCTCGACGGGGCGCCGGCCGCCCGCCCCGGCGATCTCGCGGCCCGCGTCCACGAAGCGCTGCGCGTGCGCGGCCGGTCTTCGCTGCCCGTCGCGACGGACGGCTTCCTGCGCCCGGCCTCCCTCCGTTACGAGTACGGGCACGAGGACGTCGAGGCGTACTACACCGGCTGGTTCGACACGGGCGCCCTGTGGCGCGAGGTGTTCGGCCCCCTCGAACCGGACGGCACCGGCCGCGTCCTGCCCGACCTGTGGGACCCGGTCACCGACCGCGCCACCCGCAGCGCCCCCGTCCCGCTCGCGCCGGGCGGAGTCCTGTTGCTCCACGGCCCTCTCCTCCTGAACCACTGGTTCCCGTTCGACCTGACGGTCCATGTGAGCCTGTCGCCCGGCGCCCTGCGCCGCCGCACCCCCGAGTCCGACCACTGGACCCTTCCGGCGTTCGCCCGCTACGACTCCGAGACCGCCCCCACCGAGCACGCCGATGTCGTCATCCGCGCCGACGACCCCCGCCATCCCGCCTGGAACGGCGGCTGA
- a CDS encoding methyltransferase domain-containing protein, producing the protein MTPSGGHAYLLDNQRPEAGQRFDALSTLFDPTTFRHIERLGIGSGWRCWEVGAGGTSVVSWLARQVGPTGRVLATDIDTSWQTSSPRSPVEVRRHDVGVDAPPAESFDLVHARLVLVHVPDRERALQSMIQALRPGGRLLIEDADPALQPLLCPDEYGPEQQLANRLRHGFRSLLAERGADLSYGRKLPRLLREAGLRQVEADAYFPLTSPACTALEAATVEQIRADLVSANLATNAEIDRHLANVAEGTMDLATAPLISVWGKKAQ; encoded by the coding sequence ATGACTCCATCCGGCGGCCACGCATACCTTCTCGACAATCAGCGGCCCGAGGCGGGCCAGCGGTTCGACGCGCTGTCGACGCTGTTCGACCCCACGACGTTCCGTCACATCGAGCGGCTCGGCATCGGATCCGGCTGGCGCTGCTGGGAGGTCGGCGCAGGGGGCACCTCGGTGGTGTCCTGGCTCGCCCGGCAGGTCGGGCCGACCGGCCGCGTGCTCGCCACCGACATCGACACGTCCTGGCAGACCAGTTCGCCGCGTTCACCGGTCGAGGTTCGCCGGCACGACGTCGGCGTCGACGCCCCGCCGGCCGAGAGCTTCGACCTGGTGCACGCCCGGCTCGTCCTGGTCCATGTCCCGGACCGGGAGCGGGCGCTCCAGTCCATGATCCAGGCGCTGCGCCCCGGCGGCCGCCTCCTCATCGAGGACGCCGACCCCGCCCTCCAGCCGCTGCTCTGCCCCGACGAGTACGGTCCCGAACAGCAGTTGGCCAACCGGCTTCGCCACGGCTTCCGTTCCCTGCTCGCCGAGCGCGGCGCCGACCTGAGCTACGGCCGCAAACTCCCGCGCCTGCTGCGCGAGGCCGGTCTGCGTCAGGTGGAGGCGGACGCGTACTTCCCCCTGACCTCGCCCGCCTGCACGGCTCTGGAAGCGGCCACGGTCGAACAGATCCGAGCCGACCTGGTCTCGGCGAACCTGGCCACGAACGCCGAGATCGACCGCCACTTGGCGAACGTGGCAGAAGGCACGATGGACCTGGCGACGGCCCCCTTGATCTCGGTATGGGGCAAAAAGGCCCAGTAA
- a CDS encoding anthrone oxygenase family protein yields the protein MIEGPYFVLVVLGALWCGVAAGVFVAFSTLVMRGLGALPAARGIAAMNSINVAAMTPAFMVVFMGAALLCAVIAVVTFVLWPEPGTVELLVGCVLYLAGSFGVTVVANIPRNDALAKLAGDEDSERSAAYWRRYLSEWTLWNHVRGGAALAASAAFVLSLT from the coding sequence ATGATCGAGGGGCCGTATTTCGTTCTGGTGGTGCTCGGGGCGCTGTGGTGCGGAGTCGCGGCCGGGGTGTTCGTCGCGTTCTCGACCCTGGTCATGCGCGGGCTCGGCGCGCTGCCGGCCGCGCGCGGGATCGCCGCGATGAACTCGATCAATGTCGCCGCGATGACCCCCGCCTTCATGGTCGTCTTCATGGGTGCTGCCCTGCTGTGCGCGGTGATCGCGGTCGTGACGTTCGTGCTCTGGCCGGAGCCCGGAACCGTTGAGCTGCTCGTGGGGTGCGTGCTGTATCTGGCGGGGTCGTTCGGGGTGACCGTCGTGGCGAACATTCCGCGCAACGACGCGCTCGCCAAGCTGGCCGGCGACGAGGATTCGGAGCGCAGCGCGGCGTACTGGCGTCGCTATCTGAGCGAGTGGACCCTGTGGAACCACGTCCGGGGCGGCGCCGCGCTCGCCGCGTCGGCGGCGTTCGTGCTCTCCCTGACCTGA
- a CDS encoding magnesium and cobalt transport protein CorA gives MSMAGNLRRVGSLRKVGGLRRVARLARRRPRVDLSHPARSPLGSAVVNCVTYRDGRRETGGRDLVEAVRAVRKADDGFVWLGLHEPSELEFADIAELFDLHPLAVEDAVHAHQRPKVERYGTTLFAVLKTVCYVEHAELTATSEVVDTGEIMVFVGHDFVITVRHGRHGSLGPVRESLEANAEQLAKGPAAVLHAIADSVVDDYLTVIDEVQADIDEVETEVFARNGARTDPGRIYQLKRELLELKRAVAPLSRPVLELAGRPFPAVPPEIQAYFRDVSDHLLRAVEQIAAFDELLNSILQAHLAQVTVAQNEDMRKITAWAAIVAVPTMGCGIYGMNFDHMPELHWRFGYPLMLSVIAGICFVVYRGFKRNGWL, from the coding sequence ATGTCGATGGCGGGCAATCTGCGAAGGGTCGGCAGCCTGCGCAAGGTGGGCGGGCTGCGGAGAGTCGCGCGTCTGGCACGCCGCAGACCGCGGGTCGACCTGAGCCACCCGGCGCGCTCCCCGCTCGGGTCGGCGGTGGTCAACTGCGTGACGTACCGGGACGGACGGCGGGAGACGGGCGGGCGGGACCTCGTCGAGGCGGTGCGCGCGGTGCGCAAGGCGGACGACGGGTTCGTGTGGCTCGGCCTGCACGAGCCGTCGGAGCTGGAGTTCGCCGACATCGCGGAGCTGTTCGATCTGCATCCGCTCGCGGTGGAGGACGCGGTCCACGCGCATCAGCGGCCGAAGGTCGAGCGGTACGGGACGACGCTGTTCGCCGTTCTGAAGACGGTCTGTTACGTCGAGCACGCGGAGCTGACGGCCACCAGCGAGGTCGTCGACACCGGCGAGATCATGGTGTTCGTCGGCCATGACTTCGTCATCACGGTGCGGCACGGACGGCACGGTTCGCTCGGACCGGTGCGCGAGTCGCTGGAGGCGAACGCGGAGCAGCTCGCCAAGGGGCCGGCGGCGGTGCTGCACGCCATCGCGGACAGTGTGGTCGACGACTATCTGACGGTGATCGACGAGGTCCAGGCGGACATCGACGAGGTCGAGACGGAGGTCTTCGCGAGGAACGGAGCACGGACCGATCCCGGCCGGATCTACCAGCTCAAGCGGGAGCTGCTGGAGTTGAAGCGGGCGGTGGCCCCGCTGTCCCGTCCGGTGCTGGAGCTGGCGGGGCGGCCGTTCCCGGCCGTGCCGCCGGAGATACAGGCGTACTTCCGTGACGTGTCGGACCATCTGCTGCGCGCGGTGGAGCAGATAGCGGCGTTCGACGAACTGCTCAACTCGATTCTGCAGGCCCATCTCGCGCAGGTGACGGTCGCGCAGAACGAGGACATGCGCAAGATCACGGCGTGGGCCGCGATCGTCGCGGTGCCGACGATGGGCTGCGGGATCTACGGCATGAATTTCGATCACATGCCGGAGCTGCACTGGCGGTTCGGCTATCCGCTCATGCTGTCCGTCATCGCCGGGATCTGCTTCGTGGTCTACCGGGGCTTCAAGCGCAACGGGTGGCTGTGA
- a CDS encoding pseudouridine-5'-phosphate glycosidase yields the protein MLRVSDEIRDAVGAGRPVVALESTIIAHGLPRPRNLRVALELEDVVRDEGAVPATIAVLDGHPHVGLDKAQVERIANEDGVRKLSQRDLPLAMATGASGATTVSATALLAARAGIRVFATGGLGGVHRGWTRTQDESADLGLLARTRITVVCAGVKSILDVPATLQRLETLGVAVAGYGTDRFPGFYLADSGEPVDWTLRTPEEVARVMRAQDDLAAQESALIVANPVPEESQLDPALHARVLESGLRACAEEGVSGQGVTPFLLDHLVRHTDGASLEANLAAVRGNVRLAARIAAARAQM from the coding sequence ATGCTGAGAGTGTCGGACGAGATACGTGACGCGGTCGGAGCGGGGCGCCCGGTGGTGGCGCTGGAATCGACGATCATCGCTCATGGGCTGCCGCGGCCCCGGAATCTGCGGGTGGCCCTCGAACTGGAGGACGTCGTACGGGACGAGGGGGCGGTGCCCGCGACGATCGCCGTCCTGGACGGGCACCCTCATGTCGGCCTGGACAAGGCGCAGGTGGAGCGGATCGCCAACGAGGACGGCGTCCGCAAGCTGAGCCAGCGGGATCTGCCGCTCGCCATGGCGACGGGCGCCAGCGGTGCGACGACCGTCTCCGCGACGGCGCTGCTCGCGGCGCGTGCCGGGATACGGGTCTTCGCGACGGGCGGCCTCGGCGGCGTGCACCGGGGCTGGACGCGGACCCAGGACGAGTCGGCCGATCTGGGGCTGCTCGCCCGGACGCGGATCACCGTGGTCTGTGCGGGCGTCAAGTCGATCCTCGACGTGCCGGCCACGTTGCAGCGGCTGGAGACGCTGGGTGTGGCGGTGGCCGGGTACGGCACGGACCGCTTCCCCGGCTTCTATCTGGCCGACTCCGGGGAGCCGGTGGACTGGACGCTGCGCACCCCGGAGGAGGTGGCCCGGGTCATGCGGGCCCAGGACGACCTGGCGGCGCAGGAGTCGGCGCTGATCGTCGCCAACCCCGTACCCGAGGAGTCCCAGTTGGATCCGGCGCTGCACGCGCGCGTGCTGGAGAGCGGGTTGCGGGCCTGTGCCGAGGAGGGCGTCAGCGGTCAGGGCGTGACGCCCTTCCTGCTGGACCATCTGGTGCGGCACACCGACGGGGCCTCCCTGGAGGCGAACCTGGCGGCCGTGCGCGGGAACGTCCGCCTGGCCGCGCGGATCGCGGCGGCCCGGGCCCAGATGTGA
- a CDS encoding PfkB family carbohydrate kinase gives MTQAGGALLVVGDVVTDVVARHRGPLAQGTDTAALIRTVPGGAGANVACWAAYAGCPDVALLGRVGADSVRWHEEALVRAGVRPLLVVDDEAPTGAVVSLVDEDNGGERTFLTDSGASLRVGPEDWSAARLDGVGWLHLSGYLFFSGSGRALVSVALRDARARGVPVSVDPASAGFLRGLGVERFLALAEGVDVLVPSRDEAVLLTGVEDPGDAGAKLSGRFPVVVVKSGAAGAVVARGGVVRERVGVSAGVVVRDSTGAGDAFTGAVVAARLRGVSWREAVGAGCRAGEVAVGVVGGRPPG, from the coding sequence GTGACGCAGGCCGGTGGGGCGCTGCTCGTCGTCGGCGACGTCGTCACGGATGTCGTCGCCCGGCATCGCGGGCCGCTCGCCCAGGGGACGGACACGGCGGCCCTGATCCGTACGGTGCCGGGGGGCGCGGGCGCCAACGTGGCCTGCTGGGCGGCGTACGCGGGCTGCCCCGATGTGGCGTTGCTCGGGCGGGTCGGCGCGGACTCGGTGCGATGGCACGAGGAGGCGCTGGTGCGGGCCGGGGTGCGGCCGCTGCTCGTGGTGGACGACGAGGCGCCGACCGGGGCCGTCGTGAGCCTCGTGGACGAGGACAACGGCGGCGAGCGGACGTTCCTGACGGACAGTGGGGCGTCGTTGCGGGTCGGGCCCGAGGACTGGTCCGCCGCGCGTCTGGACGGGGTGGGGTGGCTGCACCTGTCCGGGTATCTGTTCTTCTCCGGCTCCGGGCGGGCGCTGGTGTCCGTCGCATTGCGCGACGCACGCGCGCGTGGGGTGCCGGTGAGTGTGGATCCGGCGTCGGCCGGGTTTCTGCGGGGATTGGGGGTCGAGCGGTTTCTGGCGCTGGCCGAGGGGGTCGATGTGCTGGTGCCCAGCCGGGACGAGGCGGTGCTGCTCACTGGTGTCGAGGATCCGGGTGACGCCGGGGCGAAGTTGAGCGGGCGGTTCCCGGTGGTGGTCGTGAAGTCCGGGGCCGCGGGGGCGGTGGTCGCGCGGGGTGGGGTGGTGCGGGAGCGGGTGGGGGTCTCGGCGGGGGTGGTGGTGCGGGATTCGACGGGGGCCGGGGATGCGTTCACCGGGGCGGTGGTCGCTGCGCGGCTTCGGGGGGTTTCGTGGCGGGAGGCTGTGGGGGCGGGGTGTCGGGCCGGGGAGGTTGCGGTGGGGGTGGTCGGGGGGCGGCCGCCGGGGTGA
- a CDS encoding PLP-dependent aminotransferase family protein: MTESEAGPGATPTADSWRDTAERIGVDLHLDLSAAGSRRGALAGALRDAVRSGRLSPGTRLPPYRALAADLGVARNTVADAYAELVAEGWLTARQGSGTRVAERARPPAGSGAGRAPEEVSDSDPGPAHDLRQGSPDASAFPRAAWAAAYRRALNAAPAAAFGPGDPRGRIELRTALAEYLARSRGVRAEPGRIVVCSGFAHALRLLYGERVLRGPLAVEEYGLAFHRELLVGAGVRTVPLAVDEHGARVAELGALGSGVRGVLLTPAHQFPMGGPLHPERRAAAVDWARGRGGLVVEDDYDGEFRYDRKPVGAVQGLDPEHVVYVGSVSKSLSPALRLGWMVLPGHLVRDVVAAKGEREGWASALDQLALAEFLSSGAYDRHVRRMRQRYRARRDLLVSALAERAPWAGVSGVAAGLHAVVRLPSGRERDVLAAARARGIAVEGLAAFRHPGAVDGGHGPGEEGLVVGYAAAAERAYGAAVEALSGVLAHVGRAGPGAPPRTRPVLRIRTAGSPPPPPSLPR, encoded by the coding sequence ATGACGGAATCGGAGGCGGGGCCGGGCGCGACACCGACGGCGGACTCGTGGCGGGACACGGCCGAGCGGATCGGGGTCGACCTGCACCTGGACCTGTCGGCCGCGGGAAGCCGGCGGGGTGCGCTGGCCGGCGCGCTGCGGGACGCCGTGCGGTCCGGGCGGCTGTCGCCCGGGACCCGGCTGCCGCCCTACCGCGCGCTCGCCGCCGACCTCGGCGTCGCCCGCAACACGGTCGCCGACGCCTACGCCGAACTCGTCGCCGAGGGCTGGCTCACCGCCCGCCAGGGATCGGGCACCCGGGTCGCGGAGCGGGCCCGGCCACCGGCCGGGAGCGGGGCCGGGCGGGCGCCCGAGGAGGTATCGGACAGCGATCCGGGGCCGGCGCACGACCTGCGGCAGGGCTCGCCGGACGCGTCGGCGTTCCCGCGGGCCGCGTGGGCGGCGGCGTACCGGCGCGCCCTGAATGCCGCGCCCGCCGCCGCCTTCGGGCCCGGCGATCCGCGGGGCCGTATCGAATTGCGGACCGCGCTCGCCGAGTACCTGGCGCGCTCGCGCGGGGTGCGCGCCGAACCCGGGCGGATCGTCGTCTGCTCGGGTTTCGCGCACGCGCTGCGGCTGCTCTACGGGGAGCGGGTGCTGCGCGGCCCGCTCGCCGTGGAGGAGTACGGGCTGGCGTTCCACCGTGAACTGCTGGTCGGGGCGGGGGTGCGGACGGTGCCGCTCGCGGTCGACGAACACGGAGCGCGGGTGGCGGAGTTGGGTGCGCTCGGCAGTGGGGTGCGCGGAGTGCTGCTCACCCCGGCGCACCAGTTCCCCATGGGTGGGCCGTTGCACCCGGAGCGGCGGGCCGCCGCGGTGGACTGGGCACGCGGGCGCGGCGGGCTGGTGGTGGAGGACGACTACGACGGGGAGTTCCGCTACGACCGCAAGCCCGTCGGGGCGGTGCAGGGGCTCGATCCCGAGCACGTCGTGTACGTCGGGTCGGTGAGCAAGAGCCTCTCCCCCGCGCTGCGGCTGGGGTGGATGGTGCTGCCGGGACACCTGGTGCGGGACGTGGTCGCGGCGAAGGGCGAGCGGGAGGGGTGGGCGAGCGCGCTGGACCAGCTGGCGCTCGCCGAGTTCCTGTCGTCGGGGGCGTACGACCGGCACGTACGGCGGATGCGGCAGCGCTACCGGGCGCGCAGGGACCTGCTGGTGTCGGCGCTGGCCGAGCGGGCGCCGTGGGCCGGGGTCAGCGGGGTCGCGGCGGGTCTGCACGCCGTGGTGCGGCTGCCCTCGGGACGGGAGCGGGACGTGCTCGCCGCGGCCCGGGCGCGGGGGATCGCGGTGGAGGGGCTGGCGGCGTTCCGGCACCCGGGGGCCGTGGACGGGGGCCACGGCCCGGGCGAGGAGGGCCTGGTCGTCGGTTACGCGGCGGCGGCCGAACGGGCGTACGGGGCGGCCGTCGAGGCGCTGTCCGGAGTTCTCGCGCACGTGGGACGAGCGGGCCCCGGGGCACCCCCGCGGACCCGGCCCGTGCTCCGGATCAGGACAGCAGGAAGTCCGCCGCCCCCGCCTTCGCTCCCTCGATGA
- a CDS encoding DUF2293 domain-containing protein, with product MSGVDRPFPVTRGPLVFQPVKRRRCGACRSGPLALLVLEDGQPRCLDCADLGHLVFLPRGDNALTRRAREESGLSAVVVRFHRRRGRYERQGVMVEEEGLARAEARCLADAEARARRRERDAARRAAEDVRFVAAFAAEIRRLFPGCPEARARAVAGHAGMRGSGRVGRSAAGRALSEGAVTAAVRAAVRHGDTPYDRLLMAGVARREARSRVGGAVRAVLDEWAAGGSAGAGEAAGAGDSGEPGPGA from the coding sequence ATGAGCGGCGTCGATCGTCCCTTTCCCGTCACGCGCGGTCCCCTTGTCTTCCAGCCGGTCAAGCGGCGGCGGTGCGGCGCGTGCCGGAGCGGGCCGCTCGCGCTGCTGGTGCTCGAGGACGGTCAGCCGCGCTGCCTGGACTGCGCGGACCTGGGGCATCTGGTGTTCCTGCCGCGCGGCGACAACGCGCTGACGAGGCGGGCGAGGGAGGAGAGCGGGCTGTCGGCGGTCGTGGTGCGGTTCCACCGGCGGCGGGGGCGGTACGAGCGGCAGGGGGTGATGGTCGAGGAGGAGGGGCTCGCGCGGGCCGAGGCGCGGTGTCTGGCCGACGCGGAGGCGCGAGCGCGGCGCCGGGAGCGGGATGCCGCGCGGCGGGCGGCGGAGGATGTGCGGTTCGTGGCGGCGTTCGCGGCGGAGATCCGTCGGCTGTTTCCCGGGTGTCCCGAGGCGCGGGCCCGGGCCGTCGCCGGGCATGCGGGGATGCGCGGCAGCGGGCGGGTGGGGCGCAGCGCGGCGGGGCGGGCGCTGTCGGAAGGGGCGGTGACGGCGGCCGTGCGCGCCGCGGTGCGGCACGGGGACACGCCGTACGACCGGTTGCTGATGGCGGGAGTGGCGCGGAGGGAGGCGCGGAGTCGGGTCGGCGGGGCGGTGCGGGCGGTGCTCGATGAGTGGGCGGCGGGCGGTTCCGCGGGGGCTGGTGAGGCGGCGGGTGCGGGTGATTCCGGGGAGCCGGGCCCAGGAGCGTGA